From Deinococcus detaillensis:
GGCAACCGGCGGCCCCAATCTCAGCGCGGTGCTGGGCCAAGTGTGCGGCGTAACGCCCCGCCACCAGCGCGGCGATGTTGTGTTCCCGCACGGTTTGCAGCACGTACTTCAAATATGCCGCCGCGCTGGGCATAGCCGGCTCGACAAAGCCGTGATCCGCCGCGCCGAGATAGCCCGCGTCCGGTGAAGTGTGGCTGGCCAGCACCCGGTAGCGCCCTGAGCGTTTGACTTGGCGAATGCGCTGCAAGGTGGGGCTGATATTTTTGCTGAACCAAACGGGAGGAAGCGCATCAGGTGAGGCAGTGGACATGAAGACGCATTATGCCGCCCGCTGAGAGCCGGCAGCGCAGGCCTACGATTTTAGTACCTGCAATCTTGATCCCTGTAACTTTAATAAATGTCCGACTTCTTCACTCCGCTTATAATCGACTCCGCGTTTTTGAAGGCACCTCAAGTTCAGTTCTTTCTCCGCCTTCTTCCCTCAATCTTTTTTAAGGAGCCATTCTCCCATGCGAATCACTGCCGTTTTTGAAAATCTGGCCCAAGCCGAAGCCGCCCTTCAAGACCTCCACCAAGCGGGCGCGGGCGACGCCAAACTGACGCTGCTTGAGCACGCGGCCGCCGGGAGCCACTCCAGCGAAGCGTTCGGCGATATTTACGCCAGCGCCGAGAGCGGCCTGAGCACAGAAGAAGGCCGCAAGAAACCGTTCGGCAGCACCTATGAGGAAAGCGGCACGCCCACCGCTCAGCCCACCGAGTTCTCGGCAGAACTGCTCGACAAGGGCGGGGTGTTGGTAGCCGTGGAAACCGACCAAACCAGCCTCAGCGAAAACGAAGTGCAGACAATCTTGAATCATTACGCGGTGAGATAAAGCAACGGTAAGCTAGCAAAAGCGGCAAGACAACAGAATCAAAAACCCATGAAGGGGGTCAGTCTGGCCCTCTTTTTTTGGTTTTTGAAACGGTCTTCACTCGCTCGCCAGCGGGTTCGGCAGCGAGAGCTTTGAATGCAGCGTGGCAAGGTTGATCTCTGCAAACGGGTAAGAAGCGCTGCTCATCTACAGGCCTATAAAATTGCTGAATCCTTTATGCTGTCTTCTGAATTTAACGAACACAGCACGCTGGCCACTATCATCTAAACGTTAAGCGCCTTCTGACGGCTGAAGTTTTGGAGGGGGACATTCGGCGGCCTATTAAGCAAGGCGAGCGTTTACTTGCGCCAAAAGGAGTCCCGACTTTGTCTTTACCACTTTCTTCAGTGAGTCCGTTTCCCCAGCAGGCCCTCGCCTCCTCGCGCCAGATCGTGAGCTTGTTGTTCGGCCCGCCAAGTCGGCGCAGCTTCCACGTGCGCTACTGGGACGGCAGCCAGGAAGGCCCAGCCGGAAGCACGCCCGCGACGGTGACGCTGACTTCGCCGGCTTCGCTGAGGCGAATGCTGTGGCCGCCTTCGGATTTGGCGCTGGGCGAAGCGTTTATTTTCGGCGACTTCGATGTGGAAGGCAGCTTGGAGCACGTGCTGGCGCAGGCCGTGCAAATCGGCGATCAGCTGCTGCGGCCCGCCGTCGCGGCGCGGGTGGTGGCGGCGCTGCTGAGTTTGCCCGACACCAAGCGCCCCACTCCGAATCTGAACTTTGACGACACCAGCAAAACCCACTCCAAAGAGCGTGACGCCCACGCCATCCGTTATCACTACGACATCGGCAACGACTTTTACAAGCTGTGGCTCGACGAGCGCATGGTGTATTCCTGCGCTTACTTCAAAACCGAACACGACACGCTCGAACAAGCCCAGACCACCAAACTTGACCGCATCTGCAAAAAGCTGCGTCTTCAACCCGGCGAGCGCCTACTCGACATCGGCTGCGGCTGGGGCGGGCTGGCGATTTACGCCGCGCAGCATTACGGCGTCACCGTCACCGGGATTACGCTGAGTCCGTCGCAGGCCGAGGTGGCGCGGGAGCGGGCTGAGGCGGCGGGCGTGGGCGACAAAGTCAAGATCGAGATTCGGGATTACCGCGATTTATCCGCCTCCACGCGCTACGACAAAGTTGCCAGTATCGGCATGTTCGAGCATGTCGGGCGGGCCAAGATGCCGAAGTATTTCGCCCAGATCTACAAGCTGCTCCGGCCCGGCGGCTTGCTGCTCAATCACGGCATCGTCAAAGAAATTGCCCCCAACTTTATTCACTGGGGCTTTGGAACGGTCGAGCGCTATCTCAACGCCCACTCCTTTTTGCAAAACTACGTGTTTCCCGACGGCGAACTGCGGCGGCTGAGCGAAGTCAATTTGCGGGCCGAGCAAGCTGGTTTTGAAATCCGCGACGCCGAAAACATGCGCGAACACTACGCCCTGACCCTGCGCCAGTGGGTGATGCGCCTCGAAGACCACCACGCCGAGATTCTGGCGCGTGGCCTGGCCGACGAAGTGACGTACCGCATCTGGCGCTTGTATATGGCTGGAAGCGCTCAGTCATTCACGGCGGGCCGCATCGGCGTGGTGCAGACCCTGCTGGCCAAACCTCTGCCGAGCGGCGAGGTGAACTTGCCGCTCGGCAGAGCCGACATCGAGGCCTGAGCGCTCAGCTTTTCAGCGGCGCTCAGCTTTTCAGCGGCGCTCAGCTCTCCAGCATCTTCGCCCAGCTCGCTTTGTCTTCGCCCACTGACAGCACCTTGCCGCCGCGCACCAAAGGCAAGTTGAGCGCGGCGGGAAAGTCGGCCAGTTTGGAGAGCAACCCTTCTTCGGAAAGGCGCAGATAAGGCAAGCCGGAATCCTCGTAAGCTTTGCTTTCCTTATCCAGCACTCCATTGGAGCCGAATTTTTGCTGAAAACGCGCCAACTCGCCTTTGCTGATCGGCTTGGTGGCCAGATCCACGAAATGCACTTTGACGCGCCGCTCCTTGAAAAAGCGCTCGGCGGCGCGGGTGGCCGCCGACTTCTTGAGGCCGAACATTTGAACCGTTATCTCGGGCATGCTTTCAGTTTAAGGCGTGCCTGCTGAGCTGGGCAAAACGGTGCGGCCTACTTCAGTGTGTCGCTGAAATAGTTGAGCATGGCGCGGCGTCCATCTTTGCTGGAGTAGCTGTCATCGATTTTGCTGTCTTTGAGTAAGAAGCCGTGCGGCGCACCCTGGTACACCACCAGTTTGAAATTCTTGCCCGCCGCGTCCAGCTTCTTGGCGTATTCGTAGATGCTGGCCACCGGGCTGGGCTGATCTTTGCTGCCGTGCAAAATCAGCAGGGGGCGCTCAAGTTGCCCAATCAACTCGGCGGGCGTTTTGGGCTGAGTGGCCGTGCCTCCCATATCGGGGAAGCCGTACCACGCCACACCAGACTTAAACTGGGGCATCTGTGGCAAAAACAGCATGGTGTAGCGCCCGCCCGCACAGAAGCCGGTCAAGCCCACGCGGTTCATATCCACGTCGCTGCGGCCCGCCATGACCTTGAGGCCGTCTTCGATCAGCGCTTTCACGGTGTCGTCGCTTGGCTGCTTCTCGAAGGTCTGCCAGCCGAGGGCCAGCGTCACGTAACCCGCCGCCGCCATCTCGTCGGTCAGGTCTTTGTAACCCTGCTCCAAGCCGTTAAACGAATGAATCAGAATCACGGCGGGCTTTTTCTGCGTCCCCTCCGGTGCAGAAAGGTAGCTTTGATAAGCTTTGCCGCCGCTCATCACGTCTAGGTTTTGTCCGGCAGCTCCGGCCAGCGAAAAGGCGGTCAGGGCGAGAACGGCGGCGGAAATTTTGAGATTCAGCATCAGGGGAGGCCTCCACATTTACCGTAGAGGACGCCATGAAGGCAGGTTGTACGCCAGACGACGGTAGCCCATTCACAGGAAGTTAAGTCTCAGATGAAATCGGTGGAGACTTACGCTCCGTATTTCTGTAACTTCAGCGCGTTGGCCATCAAGAGGGGCATGATCTCGGTGCCTTTGCGGAGCGCCAGACTGCCCTTGAGCGATTCGTCTTCGGTGTAGCGCTGGGCCAAGTCTTTGCGCCCGTACTTGCTGCGAATCAGCAGCGGCACCGGATGCCACGAGTGGGTCGCCAACTTGCTGGGCGTGCTGTGATCGCCCACGATGCAAATCACGTCCGGCTCCAGCGCCAGCAACTCAGGCAAGAGCGCGTCGAACAACTCGATCTTTTTGACCTTGGCTTTGAAGTCGCCGTCTTCGCCGGTCGAGTCGGTCTTTTTGATGTGAAAATAAAAGAAATCGTACTCGCCCCAAGCTGTCTTAAGCGCTTCGACTTTACCGTTCAGCGCATCTTCCTCGCCCTTGACTTCCAGCACGTCCATGCCGACCAGCGAGGCCAGGCCCTTGTACATCGGATAGGAGGCGATGCAGGCGGCCCTCAGCTTGTAGATGTCGTCGAAGCTGGGAAAGTGCGGCACGTCCGAATAGCCCCGGAACAGCACCCCATTGACCTGCTGCTCGTCTTTGAGGGCGGCTTCGGCCTGCGTCACAAAGCTGTTGACCAGCGCCGCCGTCGTCTGACTGGCTTCATCGTGGGCCACGGCAATCATCGGCTGCACGCCGGTGTCCTGCGGGTCAACGTCGCTGAGGTTCGCGCCCAGCGACGTGCCCTGAGCGCGGAAGACCACCACGAAACGGTGTTCGCTCTCGGTATAGATTTCCACCGGAATGCCGTCAATATTCTGAATGACACCCTTGAGCTTGGCAACGATCTCGGCATTCTTCTCGTCGCTGGGGCGTCCGGCGCGGCGGTCTTTGATGATCCGGTCGCCCTCCAAGGTGGCGAAATTGCCGCGCACCGCCACGTCACCGGCACTGAGCTTGACGCCGATGCCCACCGCGCTGAGCGCTCCGCGCCCCACCACGAACTTCAGAGGATCGTAGCCGAACAAGCTCAGGTGGCCGGGGCCGGAGCCGGGGGTAATACCCGCGCCGACGAGTTCAACTTGGCCGAGTTGGGACTCACGCGCCAGCACGTCCATGTTGGGGGTCTTGGCAGCGGCCAACTCGGTGTCGCCGCCCGGGTCCATCGGCAAGCCGCCAATGCCGTCCAGCACCACCATCAAAATCTTTTCGTCGGTCTTCTTGGCCAGTTCACGAATGGTCTCGATCATGCCTGCCAGTTTACGCCGCGCTTGTCAGGAGGGCGTGGTGAGTTGTCTGGAAGGCGTTAATGCAGCAGCGTCATCCTCAGCACGCCGTAGACGGCCAGCACCGCGCCCAGCACCTGAATCCAGCGCTCGCCCTTGGCGTACCAGATGGCCAGGCCGCCCAGCGCCACGAACATCAGGCCGATCAAAATGCTGGCGACAGGATCGCCGTAGCGGCCCGCCGCCGCGTAAAGCCCGAAGCCGACCGCCAGCCCCAACATGCCCATCACGGGGCGCAACAAGTTCATGGCGCTGAGTCTAGCGGATCGGCCTTGGGCTCAGGAGCCAGCGCCAGCGGCAGGGCGTCGGCCAAGCGCCACACACCCAAATCAAATTGCGGCAAGCCAAGCTGGGGCCAGAGCCGGAGTGCCAGCGCTTCACCGCCCGCCACGCCTTCCAAGAGGCGGCCCACTTCGCGCCAGACGCCTACCCGGAAGGGAGCGAGGTGGGCTTCGGTCAGGGCAACTTGCAGCCAAGTCAGGGCCGTTCGGGCTCCGGCTGGGCCTTCCAGCAAGCCTGCGCGGGCTTCTAATGTCAGCAACTGAGCGTGCAGGCCCGGATCCGTGTCCGTCGTGCCGGAGGGCGCAACGCGGCGCAGCAGCGCGTGGGCGCGGTTGATTTCGCCCAGCGCCGCGCCGATCTGCTCACCGCGCAGCAGCGCTTCGGCCAGCGTGGCCCGCGCCTGAGCCTCGGCGTAAGGGTGGTCGGTCAGCTCAAGGGCCAGTTTGGCGAAGTTCAGCGCCGCCGCCGCGTCGGGCTCGCACAGCACCCGCGAAAGGCGCATGTCAAAGGCCAACACCTGCTCGCGGTCTGAGAGGCCATGCGCGGCGCTCAGGAGCGCGTCTAGGATCTGGCGAGCGCGGCGCAGGTCGGCGTTGTCCCCTTCAGGCCCAGGGCCACGAAACGGGTGCAGATACGGCAGCCCCAGCCCGCGTGACAAGTAAATCAGCGCCGCCCGGTACTCGGTACGGCGGGTGCGGTAAGCGGCCTCAGCCTGTCGGGCATTGGGTTCAGCCAGCAGCGCAAGCGCCCGCGCCGCTGCTCCCAGCGCTTCTGGCCACTGCCCCAGCGCCAAATGCAGCGGAATACTCTCGCTGACGAGGCGAGCTTGCAACACCGGGTCGGCCTGGTCAGCGGACGGCTGTACTGCTGTATACGGCTGCGTTGTGAGTGCCTGGGCTGTCAGTGCCTGTGCCGCTCGGCTACGCTCCAGCGCCGCGAGAACGTGACCGCTGCGCCGCAGGGCGGTGGCGGCGCGGGCCTCGGTGCGGGCGCGTTCTTGAGGAGACGCGCCGCCCAGTTGCAGGCGGGCGCTGGCGTCATTCAGGGCGCTCAAGGCGGCGGCCACTTGACCCAGCCGCAGGCGCAGATCGCCTTCCTGAGCGCGGGCGCGGGCAAACAGCAGCGGCGAAGTCGGCGGCACGCTCATCAAAAGGCTCAGGGCGTCGGCCCAGCGTCCGGCGTCTTTGGCAATCAACCCGCGCCACAGCGTCGCCCGCGCTCCGCTGGAGTCGGTGCGGGGGTCCTCCACAAAGGCGGTGGCGGCGCTGAGGTCGCCTTGCCAGCGCTTGAGGGCCGCCTCCACCAGCAGCGCGTCGGCCTGCGCTTCGGCGTGCCACGCGTCCAATGAGCTAGACCGGTCTAGCGCAGCCCGCACCTCCGGGTGGGCGAGCTGGGCGGCGGCGGCCTCAAACTGGCCCGCGTCCAGACTGCTCTCGGCCAGCTTGATTCTGGCCCACAGGCGCGGCCCGCTTTCCTCTGCTTCCAGCAAGGTAAACAGGGCGTCGCGGGCCTGCGGGTGGTCGTAGCGGCCCAGCGTGGCTTGATACGTCACCACCCAGCGGGCCACCGCTTGCCGGGCTGGTGGCGGAGCCGATTGCCGAACGCGGCTCCACAGCGGCGCAGCCAGGGCCGCCAAGTCGGGGTGACTTTCAAACCAAGCCCTCAGCGCGGGCCAGTCGCGCAGCTCGGTCAGCGCCCGCAGCTCCCACTCGGCCCACTCGGGGCGCAGGCGGGCAGCGGCGGCGAGGCGTTGCCACGTTTGGCGCAACACGGCGGGGTCTTGCTGGGCGCTGGTTTCAGCGAGCAAGCTGGGCGAGATGGGGCGCGGCTCGGCGGGGTTGACTTCATCGAGGAGCGTCCGCAGGTAGGGAGGCAAGCTCTCCAGCGGCTGACCCAGCGCCGCTTCCAGAATCGGGCGCGGGGCGCTGACGCCCACCGGGCCTTGCGCCACCTGCAAGGCGGCCAGCAAACGGGCGGCCTGCGGATCAGCCAGCAATTTGGCCGCCACCGGCTGCCCGCGCTTGGCACTCACCAGCAGCGTCAAGCGGTCGAGGTGCCGTCCGGTTTGGCGCACCAGCTCGTCTGCCCGCGCCGCGTCTACGCTGAGGGTGCTCATCAGGTAGCGGCGGGCTTCGGCGGAGCTGGGCTGAGCCAAATGAATCACCTCGGCCCGCAGATCGGGCGGTAGGTCGCTAGCCTCTTCAAGCGCCAGCAAAACCGCCAGCCCCTCGGGAGCGCGGCGCAGCAGGTGTTCGGCAGCCCACGCCGCGCTGCTGACCAGCTCGGCGTCGTGGCCTCTCAGTGGCAGACCCCCAAACTGACGGCCCCCCAACGGCCCGCTCCCACTGACCCGAATCAGCAGAGCGCCGCGCCCACCCGCCACGCACCCCTGCAAGAACTGCTGAGCGGCCCGCGCTTGCTGCTCGGCTTGCAGGGCGAACGGTAAATTGGGGTGGCCCCCGTCCCCACTCCCGAGCGCGGCGCTGATGTCCTCGCCCAGCAACAAACGGGTCAGGCGCAGCGCCGGAACTTGCCGCGACAACTCGCGCTCCAGATGCTCGATCAGCAAGGTTTTGCCGACGCCCGCTTTGCCCGCCACCATCAGCTTGGGCGTGCGGCCTGCCAAAATGCCGCTCAGGAAAGTGCGGTAAGCCCGCTTTTTGCTGCGGCCCAAAAGTTCGAGGTCGGCAGGCACGCTGGCGGGAAGTTGCAGCGGCGGAGCGCTCAGGCCCGCCTCGGCGTACAGCCTGCTGAGAATGGCGTAAAGCGCCTGCATATCGGCAGGCAGGCCCACATCCTTGTAAATGATGTTGCGAACCGCCGCTGGATTCGCTCCGCTTGCCCGCATGGCTTCTTCCAGCCAGCGCAGCGAACCGCGCACCCCACCCGCTCCGCGCTGAGCAGGCAGGTGAGGACGCAGCATGGAGAGCATCTCACGCCAGTTCACGGTAAAAGAGTTGTATCAAAGCTGAGTCAGGCCGCGCTGAGGAGCGGGTGTTCCTGCGCGGGGGGCAGCACTCCTCAGGCCATACTTTTCAGGTAGCGCTCGTCAAAGGCAGGTTCGTCAGGCAAGCGTCAAGCGGTTTGGTTATACTCGGTTCAGTTTCTTAACTTCAACTCATTGATGGCCCCTCGGAGGACTTCTTATGCCCAAACCCGTGCTCAACAAACGCCTGCTGACCACCCTCGCCGCCTTGCTGCTGGGCCAGACCCTCGCCGCCGGCTTACCTGACGCCCAGGCGCTCCTCGACCAAGGCAAGTGGCAAGACGCCGCCAGCACGGCGAGCAGCCTCAAAACCGCCGAGGGCTACGCGCTGGCCGCTCAGTCGTACACCCTCGGCGCGGCGCTGCTGCCCGACAACCAGAAAAAGGCCCAGTTTCAAAAAGCGCAAGACCTCGCCAAGCAGGCTATTAGTCTTGACGCCAAAAGCGCCAACGCCCACTTTGAGCTGGCCCGCGCCGATGGCCGATTGGCGCAGTACAGCGGCATTTTGCAGAGCTTGGGCCTGGCCGGTGAAGTCAAGCGCGAGCTGGACACTGCCATTGACCTGAATAAAAATTTGGCCGCAGCTTACGTGGCGCTGGGCTTATGGAACGCCGAGCTGACCGCCAAGGGCTTTATCGCCACCCGCGCCACTGGCGCTGACCGAAGCGAGATCGCTCCCAACTTCGAAAAAGCCATCGCGCTGGAACCCAACAACCCCAGCCACAAGATGGAATACGCCAACGCGCTGATTTTGCAAAACAACAAAACCGCCGCCGCTGCCCAACTTCAAAAGATGGTCGCCTTGCCCGCCGACACCTTCTGGGCAAAGCGCGATTTGGAAGCCAGCAAAGCTAAACTCGCCAGCTTGAGGTAAGCTCAATGCACAAAAAGCGGAGCGCGTCCGAATAGGAATGCGCCCCGCTTTTTGTGCATCAATGTCCTTGTGTACGCCACTGAATTCGTTCAGAGAGAAACATTACTGATGACTTACTGAGCCGTGTATTGAGGCGCGTCGCTGCCGGTCGACTGAGTCTCACTTTGGCTCTGGACAAGCGGCCAGCCCAGCGCTTGCCAGTGCACGCTCCTCGCCGCCGCGTAGCCAGCGCTGCCCAGCGCCAGCACGGCCAAAGCGGTGCGGATCAGCGCAGGCCAGCGGTGAACTTTGGCAAAGGCTCGCGCCGTGTGCTGAGGCGGCCCGAAGTCGCGCAGCGCCGCCGCCCAAGCTTCTTCGGTACTGGCTGTCTCACCGCTCAGGCTCAGCGAATGATCCAGCATCCGCTGAAACAAGTTGGCGTACAGCTCGGCGGCCACCACTGCCCGCGCCCGCCCCGGCAAATGCCGGGTGGCAGCGGCCAAGTAGGCTTGCACAGCGGCAGGCATTTCTGATTCACTCGCCGCAGCCTTTACCACAACGCCCGCAGCGCTTGATCAAAAATCTGGTAGGCGTCGCGGCGGCGCTTGAGCTCGGCTGCTCCAGTGGGGGTCAGGGTGTAGTAGCGCACCTGCGGGCCACCTCTGGGCGGGGCTTTTTCCTCAGCCAGCACCCAACCTTGTTTTTCCAGGCGGTGCAGAGCGGGGTACAGACTTCCGGCATTGAGTGTCAAATACCCGTCCGTGCGGGCGTCCACTTCTTTGCCGATTTCCAGGCCGTAGCGCTCGCCGCCCTCCAGCACGCTCAGCACGATCAAGTCTAAATTGCCCTTGAACAAATTGGCTTCCATGTACGCAGTTTATCAGACACTGATAAAGAGAGTACGGAAAGTGATTTGTCGCAGTTTGGGCAAAGAAAAAGGCCCACAACAGGGCCAAGAGGTTTTTTGCGCTGATTACTGCTGAGCCAGCGGGAATTGAAGCTGCACTTGCTTGTCTTTTTCGTATTGGCAACCAAACGGCACGGTTTGCGAGGCGAATCCTTCACGGCTCACCTTGACCTGACTGACCATCGACCAACCCGGAATGCGCGGCGGGAGGGCGGTGGAGTTGGCGGGAGGGCGCTGTGAGATGCCTTCGTTGACGCTGCTCACAATATCGCGGGCGTTATAGGACGCGCCAAGTGGAGCGCCACCCGGCTGCTTGGCAAACTCGCCCAACTGATCGGCCAGCTTATCTTTGCACTGCTCAATGAACTTGTATTTGCTCAGGCCGTTGGCCTCGGCGTTGCTGTAAAGCGGGTTGCTGCGAACGGCCCAGACGGTCATGAAGCCGAGCAGTGCCACACTCAGGAGGAGAGCGACCCACAGCAGCACTTTCCCAGTGGTGCCGCGTCCGCCCTTGTTGTTTTGGTTGGAACTTGGATAAGAATTCATCTTGTCTTTCAGCATAGCGCGGCGGCTGGAGGCAAATCGTCTGCCTGACCAAAATTTTTAAGGCCGTACCGAGACCTTGCGTTGGACGGCTCTCTGCAACTTCTCAATTCTCCTGCCACTTTGCGTTTGGTGGATACGCCCGAGGCGCTGGCCGACGCCGAAGCCGTAGGCATCCCCACCGTCTTGGTTTACCATGTCGGCAAGGTAGACGATCTGAGCAAGATTCCACTCACGCCAGTCAAGATCAGCGGCCTGAACGTGGTGAGGAAGTAGACTCAGATTCACTTGCCTCCCTCGACTGGCGTGATGGCCCAGCGGGCGATCCAGCCGTAGCGCCAGCCACTCAAGCGGTCAGGCACGCGCCCGTAGACGAAGGTCATTTTTTGAGCCACCCGCGTGTGGCCGTCGTACATCGGTACAGCTTGGGGAGTAATTCCACTGGCAGCCACGAACGCGCTGCCCACCGGCAAAGTATCGGTGGCCACGCCGCCGGAGCCGGGCAAGCTGTAAAGGAAGTTCACCACGCCCTGACCGCTCGGAGTAGGCCGCGACAGGTAATCGCCGACGTTCTGATGGCTATTCGGCCCCAACGGCGCGCTGGGTGTCACCTTGAATTCGGCGTACTGGCTTCTGATTTTGGCACTGCCGCCCGTGATGGTGTAGCGCTTCAGTAGGCCGGGGGGCGACGTGGGCGCGGCCACCTGCGGCATGGCGGCGGGCATGTTGCCCTGCGGCGCGACACTGCTCAGCGGCAACCAGCCGGACACCACGTAAGCGCTCCCTGCCGCGTCTCCTTCTTGCAGGCGGACGCCGAGGGCGAACACGTAGGAAGCGGTGACGCCGTTGACGCGAATCAACTTGCGCTGACCGTAGTTGATCGAGATGCCCTGAGAACTGGCCGTGCCAATGACGCCGCCCAGCCCGTCCACGAGTGGAGCCGGCCCCAGCAGCGGAAAGGCGCAGCCGCCTGTCAGCGGATTCTTGAGCCGGTTGACGCCGCCGCAGCTTTTGCCCTTCGGCGGACTGGGATTGGGCAGCTTGCAGGTATAGGCCGAGCCTCGGCACTCAGCAACCTTGTCCGGCGTTGCCCATGCAGCAGCCGCGCCAACACTCAGCAGCGCCACCAAACTTGGAAACAGCACCTTTCGCTTCACACTTCAGGGTAACGCCAGCAGATAAACGTGAGGGCAGGCTCAGACCTCCGGCAAATACCCCGCCACTTGGTTCATCAGGTCGCGGGCCGTCAAGTCCATCCGAATCGGCGTGACGCTGATAAAGCCGTCTTCCACCGCGCCGAAGTCGGTGTCGCCCGCATACTCGGCGCGGGGCTTGCCCGATACCCAGTGGTAATCACGGCCCTCGGGGTCTTGGCGCGTCACCAGCGTGTCTTCGTAGCGGTGATCGGAGAGGCGGGTCACGCGGACGCCCTTGATGACCGGCGGAATGTTGACATTGAGGAAGGTGCGCGGCGGCAGGCCTTCCCTGAGCACCCGCTCCACCAACTTGGCGGCGTAGTCGGCCCCCGCCGCGAAGTCGT
This genomic window contains:
- a CDS encoding ArsC/Spx/MgsR family protein: MPEITVQMFGLKKSAATRAAERFFKERRVKVHFVDLATKPISKGELARFQQKFGSNGVLDKESKAYEDSGLPYLRLSEEGLLSKLADFPAALNLPLVRGGKVLSVGEDKASWAKMLES
- a CDS encoding dienelactone hydrolase family protein, with protein sequence MLNLKISAAVLALTAFSLAGAAGQNLDVMSGGKAYQSYLSAPEGTQKKPAVILIHSFNGLEQGYKDLTDEMAAAGYVTLALGWQTFEKQPSDDTVKALIEDGLKVMAGRSDVDMNRVGLTGFCAGGRYTMLFLPQMPQFKSGVAWYGFPDMGGTATQPKTPAELIGQLERPLLILHGSKDQPSPVASIYEYAKKLDAAGKNFKLVVYQGAPHGFLLKDSKIDDSYSSKDGRRAMLNYFSDTLK
- a CDS encoding SAM-dependent methyltransferase — translated: MSLPLSSVSPFPQQALASSRQIVSLLFGPPSRRSFHVRYWDGSQEGPAGSTPATVTLTSPASLRRMLWPPSDLALGEAFIFGDFDVEGSLEHVLAQAVQIGDQLLRPAVAARVVAALLSLPDTKRPTPNLNFDDTSKTHSKERDAHAIRYHYDIGNDFYKLWLDERMVYSCAYFKTEHDTLEQAQTTKLDRICKKLRLQPGERLLDIGCGWGGLAIYAAQHYGVTVTGITLSPSQAEVARERAEAAGVGDKVKIEIRDYRDLSASTRYDKVASIGMFEHVGRAKMPKYFAQIYKLLRPGGLLLNHGIVKEIAPNFIHWGFGTVERYLNAHSFLQNYVFPDGELRRLSEVNLRAEQAGFEIRDAENMREHYALTLRQWVMRLEDHHAEILARGLADEVTYRIWRLYMAGSAQSFTAGRIGVVQTLLAKPLPSGEVNLPLGRADIEA
- a CDS encoding tetratricopeptide repeat protein, encoding MPKPVLNKRLLTTLAALLLGQTLAAGLPDAQALLDQGKWQDAASTASSLKTAEGYALAAQSYTLGAALLPDNQKKAQFQKAQDLAKQAISLDAKSANAHFELARADGRLAQYSGILQSLGLAGEVKRELDTAIDLNKNLAAAYVALGLWNAELTAKGFIATRATGADRSEIAPNFEKAIALEPNNPSHKMEYANALILQNNKTAAAAQLQKMVALPADTFWAKRDLEASKAKLASLR
- a CDS encoding 2,3-bisphosphoglycerate-independent phosphoglycerate mutase, which produces MIETIRELAKKTDEKILMVVLDGIGGLPMDPGGDTELAAAKTPNMDVLARESQLGQVELVGAGITPGSGPGHLSLFGYDPLKFVVGRGALSAVGIGVKLSAGDVAVRGNFATLEGDRIIKDRRAGRPSDEKNAEIVAKLKGVIQNIDGIPVEIYTESEHRFVVVFRAQGTSLGANLSDVDPQDTGVQPMIAVAHDEASQTTAALVNSFVTQAEAALKDEQQVNGVLFRGYSDVPHFPSFDDIYKLRAACIASYPMYKGLASLVGMDVLEVKGEEDALNGKVEALKTAWGEYDFFYFHIKKTDSTGEDGDFKAKVKKIELFDALLPELLALEPDVICIVGDHSTPSKLATHSWHPVPLLIRSKYGRKDLAQRYTEDESLKGSLALRKGTEIMPLLMANALKLQKYGA
- a CDS encoding PadR family transcriptional regulator, which produces MEANLFKGNLDLIVLSVLEGGERYGLEIGKEVDARTDGYLTLNAGSLYPALHRLEKQGWVLAEEKAPPRGGPQVRYYTLTPTGAAELKRRRDAYQIFDQALRALW